From the Papaver somniferum cultivar HN1 chromosome 2, ASM357369v1, whole genome shotgun sequence genome, the window AATATAAAGGTAAATAATCAAAACTTTAGAAATACATGAATCGAATCCATCTCAAACAAGTTATTTTTCAAAATACTACCAGACAAATTACAAAAAATACAAAATCTTGTCAAATATTAGAAATATAACGATCTTTAGAAAACACATATCTGCTTTAAATCAATAAACGATTGACAATATCTAAGTTAATACCTCCTCATTTGAAGACGATGAGATAAAACTGCCTTTGAAGTGGCGTTGATACCAATATTTATTTACAAATACGTGATTAAGAAACTTACGAAATTGTAGTGATTTATTCGATCGACGTTATTTATTTATAATAACTACTACAGTAATATTGTGGGTGTTATAAAGCCGCCATACATAAGAATATTTATACATTTTCTGGTGAGCATACAATTCAATCAAGTTAAAATGACATAATCTATTGATTGACACAATACTTGGATCCAAGACTTAAAATAATATTGAAATTGTAAATCCTGAAGATTATAGTTGGGTGTTAGGAATACTGGCATTAAGCGATATGTGATCTCGTAATAACAATATGCGATTTCGAGTTAAAACCATGAGGATGGTTGATTTAACCTTTGTTTTCTCGGAATAAGTGCACCGTGGTCGATTGACTTGTATTACATTTATACAAAAATGTGGTTGGTGACCTTTATCCACTATATGATTCATGACATATTCAAATTACTTATGTTCAATGGCAACCTCCTAATGATGACTTTGTTAAACTTAATGCAGATGGAGATAAAACTGATGCAGGTAGTGCAGGCATTGGAGGTGTGTTACGTGATTCTACTGGCGGTTTTCGAGCTGCCTTTGTGCATTATATTCACGAGAACTCCAACAATGTTGCTGAATTATAGGCAATTCACGATGGGATGCAATTGGCAGCAAACATTGGCGTTACCGTGCTTGTTGTTGAAAGTGATTCTGAGTATGCTATTACTCTTTGCAACACACAAACCAATAATAGTTGGTACTGTACAGGTCTGTTGAGAGATATTTTGCACTTGTCTCGGGCTTTTAAAAGTGTAAGTTTTCGACATCACTATCGGGAGgggaatttttcagctgatgtttGGTCAAAAATAGCTGCTAATGAATGTATTTCTTGTGTATGGGTCAACTCCCCTCCTgcttttttatgttttgttttggcTAGTGATGTTATGGGGAGAGCCTTCCCTCGTTTTGTAAGGATCGACTAGTTTTTTTGTTAATAACATCCATatcaccaaaaaaaataaaaaattattcagCTAAGCACCTGTGGACCCCCAATTACATGAGTTTTCTAAATTCTGCTACAACACATGAACAAGTGAAAACGTGAAGTATTATTTACGTGCATGTTTTGCAAATTTGGTAAAATACTAAAATTTGCATTAGTTAATGACACTTTTTTACTGGTCTTTTAAAGAATCCTTAAAAATGTTATAAATCATGCTAATTAAAGAACATCAATCATATTTTGCCTTGATTTTATGTTTATGAATTAAGTTACATAAACATGTGGATAACATTGACGAGATAAAATATTTTGATGCTTATTTTTTGTGCTATTCACTAAGTTAACATTCATAAAGACATCAAAAGTTATACTCCATCTGTTTAtggaaaagagatactatcaattttcaatttagacAATTTTTTAAAGGTTTTTATCTCATGTAATTTTTCGAATAAAGTATGAGACAATACCATGGCCATCAGTTGTTAAGAGACCAACATGCGTTTTATTGGTTTCCATATCCATAGTTGGCTCTACTGTAGCATTTTGTGCATTTAATATCATCTCTTCCATTCTCATTCTTTTACTTTCTATTGGACCTGGAGCATCTTACGTTACCCCCTTTCCATTGCCCATGTTGGACCCATTAGAAATATTTACAGACAACACCGGACTTGAATCACTAATCAGCTGTGGAGTAGAATTAACCTGAGAAACTGTATTGCATCTATTTGATGGCCTGGAACACAAGAAACGTTGCACCTGCTTAAGCTCATCTTGAAGTTTATTAGCAATTATAGTACACTGCCTTGTCTTATGATCTGCAGCAAAACACTTAGGACATAGACAAAATGGTTGATCTAAATAGTAGAATATTAACTTTGGTTTAACACCATTAAGCTTTTCCACCGTGACACCTTTCCTCCATAGAGTATCTAATTTTTTTTGAACAGTAACAGTAACCCTTTTATGGGGTGTAGCAATTCCATAAGATGGACTTTTACAGTTCCAACAAATCTTTCCACCATTATATTCCTCCAATCAAGTTGATTTATATATACGGTTGGATCCCAATGATGCATGGTAACAAGATGACCACtgaaaaataaatatttattacCCAATGAAAATTCCTTATCTGCAATATTTTCAGAATTGATGATATATTTCTATCATGATGACTGAAGAAGAACTTTCAAACATTCTGCCAAAttcttttttgttgttcttcTAGCCGCACCCATAGACATAGGGTCTTCATGAAATACCTTTGAAATTATACTAATAGACCAGTTGTTATTACCCTCTTTAATATCAATATCCtcatgatttaaaaaaaatatcttgCAAAGAGTTGTTTCCCATATCAGATGTAATAACTTCAATCGAATATTCAGATTCGGAAGACATGATTCTAAACAAATATATCTTAGCTGAAACCTTAAAATGAATGTTCTGTTTTAGCTTAAGAATAGGTCGTTATAACCCAAGATAAATGTGGTTGGTTCTATGAATAGGCACCTTGAGACATTCTGATTAGAAACCAATTATTGAAACACACGTCGTTCTATGTTGATGAGTCAGGTAAGAGATTAGAAAGTCATTATGAAAAATATctgaaacaacaaaaaaattgcaAGATCAACAAGTAAAAACGGGGAAAAAGCTAGACAGAGCTACAAAAAATAACAATTAATAACAATGCGAAGACCAAAAagtcaaatgaaataaaaataaagtgaACCTTAGGCTTTGATTTTAAACTGATCCATGAACTCTATAATCTGTAAGACTAATATATAAGAAACTAATTAATATTAGCCTAGATTCATCAAAAAGAAAATCGTATAAGTCACCGATTAGAGGAACATATTAAATCCTAAAGCTTGGAAGAGTTTATGTGTTTGACTAAGAAGTATGGAGGTCTTGGATTCAACAATATTATGAGGTTTAATTTAGATATCCTTAATAAAGTGACATGAAAATAATGAATAATTTAAATGACCTATGTACTAAGGTTTTGAAATCTAAATATTTCCAAAACATTCTCTTTTATGTTGAACCTCGAAGAAACAAAATAGTTGAATCTGGAAAAGAATGGTGGATATAGTTAAATAATATCACGTGTGGGGGGTTGGAAATGGTGATGATATTAGTATCTATCAAGATAACTAGATCTATCAGAATGATTAACCTTTAAAGAGACCAACTAATTATCATTTGCAGGATCTAAATGAAGTATCTCAACTAATTAATCATTTCAGGCTTGAATAGGAAGAATCATTCTTGAATGAGCTATTCAATGTTTCTTAGATTAAGAACTTATTGCAGATAAGGTTACCTATCACAGGTAAGGAGAACATTAATTAGATGGCTTCTGACATCTTCATACAAGTTCACTGCCAAATCCATATAGAAAACTGAAAAGTGGTCAGTACATTGATATTTCACAAGAACATAAACAATGGTTAAGGCTGTGGTACCTTGATATATTGCCtaagttcaatttttttttgtgtaaatGTTTGCATAACATCATACCTTTAAAATATTATATGTGCAGATTAGGCATTACAGAGAATTCTTGATGTCCTTTTTGTGGTGTAGCTGATGAGTCTATGATTCATTTATTATGTCATTGTGCTTTTACAAGAGCGGTCTGGTATGGTAGCTTTCCTCAAGCTTTTTCAGTACCCTTCGTGATTGGGTCATAAACTGGTTAGATGTTAAAAAATCTCCTGAATTATTAGTTGATCAAAAGAAGTATGTTATTGTTCTTTGGCAGGTTTGGAAAGCAAGATGTAAATCCAATATTGAACATTTGAAACAGAATCATATTATTGTTACGCAAATAGTAATCCAACTAGGTTCTCTCCATCAAACTTAATTTTTTTTCACACTCTTAAAAAGACTGCAGTTAACAAAGCACCATATTAGCTAAAATTTAGATTGACAAATGATTTGATAAAGAGTAATGCATATTGTGATCTAATGTTTGTTGATGCTTCAATGACTAACAATTCTAATATTACAGGGCATATAATCAATTGGTACAAAGAAAATAGAGATTTTGGAGCAACAAGATGCTGGACAACATATGTATATTCATTAATTGATGCAGAAGTACATGATTTGTACTCAGTTGTTACCTGGACTACTCGAATGCAACTGAAAAAAGTTATATATGTATCCAATAACCTTACCCTAGTCAATACTATCAGTGGAGCTACTTCATTTATGCATTGGACGAAATTTTCACCTATAAATGATTGTAAGTCGGATTAACTTCTCTTGTCAAATCTAGGTGTGTGTTTGTAAATATAAAATGCAATAAGTAATAGTAATCAATACTTGCATTTAATGCTAACCAACATATACAAACACTTTCACTAGACTCGGGTACTTATACAATGTCATAAATACAGACACAAAAAGGACGATTGGATTTCTGAGTACAGGCTGTCACAGAACAACTGTACTGACCGACATAGACACTACATAACAGGCGTGTGACTGTACGGAAATAATACAAAGGAAAATACAAATAATCTGATGTGTtattacccccccccccccccccaagttGGAGTCTGCTAGAAGGAGTTACACTCAGCTTGTGTCTAAGAAGAGAAAATCTTGGTCCTGCTAATCCCTTGGTGAAGATATCCTCAATTTGATCATGAGTGGAAAGATAATTCACCTGCAAACTTTTATTGTGAACCAATTTTCTGACAAAATGGTAATCAATAGCAAGATGTTTCATCTTACTATGAAAGATAGGATTAGAAGATAGAGAAACTGCACTTTGATTATCACATGAAATGATTGGAGGTATAGGAATAAACAAATAGAGATCTTTGAGCAGCTGACAAACCCATACCACCTCTGCAGCTGTATTTGCTAAGGATCTGTACTCTGCCTCTGTTGAGCTTCTAGAAACACCATTCTGCCTTTTGCTAGACCAGGAAATATGATTAGTGCCAAAAAAGATACAGTAAACACCAGTAGACCTCCTGACATCAATAAATCCGACCCAGTCAGCATCACTAAACCCATGAATGGCTAAGAATACCTTAGAAAAGAGTATCCCATAATACATAATGTGCTTAATATATATGAGAATCCTTTTTGCTGTTATAAGATGAGTATCAGTAGGAGCTTGCATGTCTAAACAAACTTGATTGACAACAAGCCTATTTCAGGCCTAGTCCAAGTTAAGTATTGCAAGGCACCTACAAAATATCTGTATTCACTTGGATCTGATAAAGGAATGCCATCTGACTTGGACATCtgtgaagaaggagaaattgaaGTACTGCAAGGTTTGGCACAAGTTATATCAAATTTCTCTAGATGATCAAGAGCATACTTGGTTCGAGATAAAAAAAGATGATATGCATCTCTTTTAACTTGAAGACCAAAGAAGTAATGAAAATTTTCTAAATCTTTGATAGGAAAATAAGATTGCAGAGTGGATATAAATGAATCCACAAAAGCTTGTGAGTTTCCTGTAATAAGTATACCATCAACATAAACCAAAGTTATGGTAATCCTTGAGCCAACCTTCTGAACAAATAAAGAAGAATCTGTTGTTGATGGCTTGAATTTGTGAGAGACAAGGATATTCAGAAGCTTATCATGCCAAGACCTAGGTGCCTGCTTAAGTCCATAAATATATTGTGCAATTTGCAAACATGATTAGGCTTCTCAACATCAACAAAACCAGGTGGTTGTTGCATGTAGACATCCTCCTCCAAGTCTCCATGCAAAAAAGCATTACTCACATCTAATTGCTTTATCTTCCAAGAGTAATTCACAACTAATGACAAGATAAGTCTTATTGTTGTTGCTTTAGCTACAGGGCTAAAAGTCTCTATGTAGTTAATACCTTCTTGCTGATGAAACCCCTTAGAAACAAGTCTCGATTTAAACCTTTGAATAGTTCCATACGCATTATATTTGATTCTAAATACCCACTTACGTCCCACAACATTATTGGAAAAATCAAGAGCAACCAAAGACCAAGTACCAGCATCTTTTAAGGCTGTGTGTTCTTCAACCATGGAATTCTTCCATTTTGGATGTTTGAAAGCTTTATAGAAACATGTAGGTGTTGGTGGAGGTATTGCTGAGACCAAATTTGCTGATAAGACATGCTTTGTATTGAAAACATTAGATTTAAAAATACCTCTTTTGCCTCTAGTGATCATTTGATGAGTATTAAGAGCTGAAACTTCAGAGGCTGTAGCAGAAGAAGTAGTAATTGAAGTAGGAAGTAAATCAGAACTAGAAGTAACATCTGTTGTAAGTGTTGGTGAAAAAGCAGTGACCTCTGAAGTAGTGCTAGTAGAACCAACATCCTGGGATAACTGAACTGAAGTAGAAGGAACATTTTGAGAAGTATATTAACTAGAACTAGTAACTGAAGTAGCCACCaaagtaaaatcattctcattaaAGACAACATGTCTTGAAGTATAAATTCTACCAGTTTTAACATCCAAGCATCTGTAACCTTTATGCATGGAGCTATATCCAATAAAGATGCAATGAATACTTCTAGGTTGTAATTTGTGAGTTGTATATGGTCTCAACCAAGGAAAATAAGAGCAACCAAAAGATTTCATAAAATAGTAATTTGGTACTTGATTAAATAACTTCTCAAAAGGTGATATGAATCCAATACTTCTGAAAGGAAGTCTCTTAATAACATAGTTTGCAGTTTGAAATGCATCAACTAAAAAAGCATCGGTTAAACCTGATTGAATGAGAAAGGTTCTACCTGTATCAACAAGATGTCTATGTTTGGATTCAGCTACACCATTTTTTTCAGGTGTATGAGGACATGAAAACTCATGATTTATCCCATGGACACACAAGAAATCTTCCAGTTCATTGTGTAAGAATTCTCCTCCTCAATTTTTTCTAATTGTAATAATATAAGTATGAAGTAAATTTTCATCCATAGActtgaaatataaaaatattttcctaaATTCAGATTTGTCATGCAAAGGATATATCCAACAAAATTTTCAGTAATCATCTATAATGTTGACATTGTATTTTCATCCACTTGTAGAAGGTACATGACTTGGACCCCACAAATCCATCTGAAGTAGTTCTTGAGGAGAGTTAGCTCCATGAGTAGAAACAGAGAAAGGTAATTTGTGACTTTTACCTAACTGACACTCATTACAAAACAAAGTTGTTTTGACAATGTTGGACAAGTCTAAAGTTTTGCAAACTTTTTGTAACGCTTGAAATGAAAGATGAACCAGTCTTTTGTGCCATGTTGTTGCTGATGATGTAGTTATACTTGAGAAAGCTTTGTGTGAATTATGCTTGAGGAATGTCATAGGATAAAGTCCATCTTTATGTGTCCCTTGAAAAGTGATCCTCCCAGATGAGAGATCCTTAACATTGAAACCAAGAGAATCAAAAGTGATTGAGCAATTATTATCACTAGTAAACTTGTGAACTGATAGGAGATTCTGAGAAGATCTTGGTACAAGTAAAACATTATTGAGAAGAAAATTAGCAGAAGTAGTTGATTTAGAAGCACTACCAATATGTGTAATTTGCATACCTTCACCATTTGCAACTTGTATTTCCTCGGAAGCACCAAAAGGAGTTGAATGATGCAATTCAGTTTCATCATCGGTAATGTGATTATTTGCTCCAGAAACAGCATACCAAGGATTCTCACCCATTATGTTAGCAATAGATAACATAACAATTAAGTTATGAGGAGCATTAAAGTTCTGATAAGTAAAGTTCATTCTGTGTTTGTACTCTAAAGCTTGATGTCCATCCTTCTTGCATATTTGACAAGGTGGTTTAGATAAAGATGAAGGATTTGAAGAAGTAACAACAGGAGTGGATGAAGAAGTATAGTAGGTTTATATTGAAAATTTGGCACAAACTAAGGTGTAGGATACATTTGAAATTGAGAGTAACCTATAGAAAATGAGTTAAACGGGGATCTCACGTGATATGAATGTGGAAAAGGTGATGGATGTGAAAATTGAGAAAATCTCCTACCTCTACCTCTATGAAAGTTAGACTGAGGTCTAGTGTTGGTAGAAAAATCTTTGGCATTAGCTTCAGACATTAAATCCTTGTGTTTTGTAGTAACAACAATTTCTTCACTCAATAGCATATTATGAAGTTCTTTAGAAGAAACTGGAGGATTACGAATTCTAATAGAGGTAGAGAATGAACTATATTCAGGACCTAATCCATTTAATATGAGAACaacaagttcatcatcaacaattcTATATCCAGCAGTAAAGAGTTCATCTGTTACTTTCTTTACTTCTCCAAGAAAAGTAGAGATAGTACCTGACCCAAGTTTCAATGTATAGCTTCAATCGAAGTTGAATAGAGTGTGTAGAAGAGCTTTTAGCGAATCTTGCTTCAATAGTATCCCacaaatctttagcagtttcagcaCCAGCAACATAAGGAATCACTGATTCAGAGATGGACATCTGAATCCAGAGAATGAGAGTAGTATCATCATCATGCCAAGATGTATAACCTGGATTTACAGCGTTATCGACCAGATACAAAGGACATGGAAGAGATCCATCAAGAAATCCATGAACCTTGTAACGTTTCAGTAATGGAAAAATGAGAGATTTCCATGTAAGGAAATTATCCTCTTTGAGTTTGTAAGAAAGAATACTTGAAATTTGATTGAGAGGTACATTGGAAATTCGAGAGTCATAATCAACCATTAAAGAAAAACAAGAATTGATAACGATCGGATGATTAACAGTaaagagaaaaagataaatctgAAAGAAATTGAAACAAGATCGAAAGAAATGAAAAAGGAAATTTCAGATCTGAAAAGAAGCCATTAATGGCGGTGCGGAAGGTTATTATCTGATACCACAGTAGTAATCAATACCTGCATTCAATGTTAACCAACAGATACAGAACTCTTACTAGACTCGGGTACTTATATAATGTCAGAAATACAGACACAAAAAGGATGGTTGAATTTCTGAGTACAGGCTGTCACAACACAACTGTAGTGACCAACATAAACACGTACATAACAGACGTGTGACTGTATGGAACTGACTATACGGAAATACTACAAAGGAAAATACAAATACTCTACAGTGTTGTTAATAAGAATCGAAACTAGCAAGAAAAATCACGTAACTTAGGAATGAGGTCAGTTTCCTTCAGAAATTATTTTAAAAGTATCCCCCTTCATCGTGtaacttcttgttttttttatgaAACGGGGTTTCTTTCgggaaaaaataaatatgaaaaatatCATCCTTTTTTATAGATAAAAGGATATaaaaaaagattaaaataaataaataaagagaataTCCAAATTTAGATATCGAATAATTTGGACATTTTGTTGAATTCTGCAACTTTCCTACCTCCGTTGACAcccttaatatattttttttgaaacaaaaaaatgtATTGATATAAAAGAATTAAGTTAATACACGAGAGCAATCTACTGCAACTTGGTTAGAAATTGCAGGAGGGGGAGCACAGCCCCAAGTCAAAGAAATTCTATCTGTTTTTGCCGTTTTTGCTTGAATATCAGCTACCTTATTTTGGAACATAAGATAGTTTCCAAGAACACCCTTATAAAATAAGATAGTTTCCAAAAACACCCTTAATATTGGGTCTCTCGAATTACTGAAATTTGAGGATGGGTATCCTACCTCACCACGATAGTTTCCGCTATGTGAACATCAACCTCTTAATATTGGGTCTCTCGAATTACTGAAATTTGAGGATGGGTATCCTACCTCTTtacttatcaaaaaataaaataaaattagctGCAatgtccttttctttttcttttctcttgggGAGCTAAATTGCAATTATTCGTTTTGTTGGTTCCATCACATCTCTAATCTTGGTATTAAGAACACTATTAAAAGCCACATCAGCAAGCACAATAGTGGGCAATTCAGCAGTCCAAGTAACTAATCCCTCCATAAATCAATTTGTTCCTAATAGATTAGATATTATGGTATTTCCTTACTTAGCTTTATTCTCTCATTAAACTGTAGTATTCTCCATTAGTGTAAGATACTCTTTGATATTATTCTGTCATATAATAACGAATGCAAAAGGGAAAGCTCTCATGGGAGATTAACGATTATCCAAGATGGTATCAGACTGAGAGATGTCTGCATCTCTCAGGTAAGATTCTAGGCCTGGttttccatcaccaccaccatcacaaccacaacctccaccaccatcaccatcatcatcaattttattttctgctgctgcaacccaccTTCATTTTCGTTTTCGTTTGGCATCTCAGATCTGGTTTCCGATAATCTGGAATTAACTGTTGGAGATTTTTCATTGAAGATTCTTGTTGAAGCTTTATGGATTGTGATTTCTCTTTCTACTGATCAAATTTCCGGTAATATTGATCTTTTCTCTTCAGTTTTGTGCTTTTCTCTCAAATCTACAATCTCGTTTCTTTCCAATCTCGTCTATGATTCTTTCTTTCCATATTAGTTGTTTTCTAAACTCGATCTATTTTCTCTACAATTTCTGCTCATATTTCTTCTCTGCTAGATCTCCTGAACGACTGTTGCAAGATGCATATCGTTGCTTCTTTTCTATATTTCTAcatgaacttttcttttcttatctttttcagaaatcttTTCTCTCTGCTAAATCTACTGAACGACTATTGCAAGATGCACATCGTtgcttattttctttttttctacatGAATTTTTCTTATCtttctcatcttcttcaatttcttagAAAATGAATTCCTCTTATCTTTTCGTTTATCTTTCTCAGAATGTTGGTCTCTTCTATCTTCTAAATCTTGGTTGTTTCCTATTTCGTGCTTCTTGGATTACTTTCTTGTTCTAACGTCCCCTTTCTTTGTTATGAATCTCATGAATTCTTGTCGTTGTTAATGTTGATTTTCTCTCTTGCTTATCAGTTCATTCTCATTTTTGTCCGATTTATGATCTTCTATTTCTTTCTACTTATTTCTTGCAGTTAGTGGATCATCCACTAGTTAAACTCTACGTAATCTTAAGCCTAAAGCTCCCTCAGCCCCTTCGTCTATTGTCCTCAATTTCCCTATTCCATATACTCCTCCCCACATGCGCATACCTACAGTGCCTCCCACTTCTTCCGCTACCACCTCTACTAGTCTGGCTCCTACTACTTTGACTGAACAACCTACAGTCTTTATTCTGTCTGCCTTCACTAGATCAGATATTTCTTATGCAGTCCAATAGTTGCAGATAGTAATACTTGGCTTCGCAACTTACTTCTTGAGCTTCATCTACCTCTACGACGTGCCACTTATACTGTGATAACGTCAGTGCAGTCTATATGTCCGGCGATCCGTTTCAACATCAACAcaccaaacatgtggagattgatataCATTCCGTACGTGATCGTGTTTGTACTGGTGACATTCATGTATTACACATCCCCTCGGAAAATCAATATGCTGATACCTTTACCAAGGGCAATCCACCACAGTTGTTTACTCGTTTCCGTGCTAGTCTGAGCGTCTGCTCTTCTCCCGCtccgactaagggggtgtaatagattaGATATTATGTTGTTTCCTTACTTAGCTTTATTCTCTCATTAAACTGTAGTATTCTCAATTAGTGCGAGATACTCTTTGATATTATTCTGTCATATAATAACGAATGCAAAATGAAAAACTCTCATGGGAGATTAACGATTATCCAAGAGTTCCCAATTACACACACCGTATAAACACTACCTTTAATGGTAATTGCAATTTTTTCGTTTTGTGGGTTCTAGAGCTAAATTAAGGCGCAGTATTTGGATCATAGCCTTTGACACAATAAAACATCATTGTGACATCGTGCAGGCTTTCTTAGTCCCTCCCACTCTCAAATACTTAGATCCGAAACGTGATCGCCGCCCAAAACGATAATTTCTACGACGCCTTTACACGTGTACAAGCTTCCTCGTTTTAAGGGAAAATAATTAGCTTTTTTTCACTTCAAGAAGGCCGTACATCAACTGACAAAGATGTTCGTTCACCTCTTTCTAACGTAAGTGTACCAACATCATATTTTTGTAGCAGTCGAATATCTCACCAATTATCAGATTCGTTAATTTACCCACGTTAAAAGTACGTaaccaaaacataattctgacTAATTTTAAAGTATGTTTTAAAACAGTAACTATGCACGTGATACAGTGGCGGTGCAGTAAAGTTATTTCAACTGCCCCTCTACTAGATCAAATACACtacattatcttcttcttcttcatgggcAGTATAAACATAACCATTCTCCTCTTAACTCTCTGTTTCATTACTCTCTGCAACGATGGAGAGCCCTATTAATGGAGAAAACCAAAGATCATCAGAAAACCTTAGGATTTTTAACGAAAATGTGGCTCTACATACTTCTTATCAAACTCAATGCTTCATAAATGAGGAAGAAAACTTAGATGAGATGATTGATAGTACTTGTTCATCACCGTACGTTAGTGCTCCTTCAAGTCCCGGAGGAAGTAACAGAGATTACAATAATAACAATGGGTATTTTTTTAGTGCTCCAGCAAGTCCAATGCATTACATTCAATCAAAATCAATCTCTGTTTCTTCTTCGACAGTGAATATAAGTTCATCAGGATCATTTGAGTTTGATTTTTCTTCAAAAAGTAATTCCATAAGTACAGCAGATGAGTTGTTTTTAAACGGTCAGATCCGACCGATGAAACTTTCATCTCATTTACAGAAACCACAGATCTTAACTCCATTAATAGATCTTGAAaatgaagtagaagaagaagacgaggaaTCAGTGTTTTTGAAACGAGAAGGTAGGTTGAGAAATGGATCTATACATCGTAGAGCTAGATCTTTATCTCCATTAAGAAGTTCACAATCTCAGTGGCAccgacaagaagaaaaagaagaaaataaacaaacacaTTCCGTCGAagaagacgatgaagaagaaagtaGTACTACAACTCCATCAGACTCTGCTTCAACTTCCAGATC encodes:
- the LOC113346869 gene encoding uncharacterized protein LOC113346869; its protein translation is MESPINGENQRSSENLRIFNENVALHTSYQTQCFINEEENLDEMIDSTCSSPYVSAPSSPGGSNRDYNNNNGYFFSAPASPMHYIQSKSISVSSSTVNISSSGSFEFDFSSKSNSISTADELFLNGQIRPMKLSSHLQKPQILTPLIDLENEVEEEDEESVFLKREGRLRNGSIHRRARSLSPLRSSQSQWHRQEEKEENKQTHSVEEDDEEESSTTTPSDSASTSRSSSTSSRSSKRWVFLKDFLRSKSEGRGIYSKEKFWNSISFNPVKDKKQSVSSIPVTNEKEKTVTATTEKKKSSVPAKKTVRPINGIGKRRVPGPSAHEMLYTSNRAQAEEMKRKTYLPYRQGLLGCLGFSSKGYGAMNVFARSLNTTVSSSSTMCASVSFRVA